From Micromonospora sp. NBC_01699, a single genomic window includes:
- the nadC gene encoding carboxylating nicotinate-nucleotide diphosphorylase, producing the protein MRTATEDALRVAGLDPVAVTRIVQTALQEDLGPDRVDVTSVATIPAGQVDTVDVVARADGVVAGLAVAAAVFELVGDDEAVVLELVGDEAAGRTVEVLLRARDGDRVARGDVLATVTGPTRVLLTAERTALNLLTRMSGVATHTRAWADALVGSKSTVLDTRKTTPGLRVLEKYAVRAGGGTNKRMGLYDVAMIKDNHKLAAGGITPAYQRVREAFPLVPIQVEVTDVAEALEAVEAGAGFLLCDNMTPGLLAEVVAVVGDRAELEATGGLTLDVAAEYAATGVDYLSVGALTHSSPILDIALDLRPADLGRTEGTDLEHRG; encoded by the coding sequence GTGAGGACCGCTACCGAGGACGCGTTGCGGGTGGCCGGACTCGATCCGGTGGCCGTGACCCGAATCGTGCAGACCGCGCTCCAGGAGGACCTCGGGCCGGACCGGGTCGACGTGACCAGCGTGGCGACGATCCCGGCCGGGCAGGTCGACACCGTGGACGTGGTGGCCCGCGCCGACGGGGTGGTGGCCGGGCTGGCCGTGGCGGCGGCGGTGTTCGAGCTGGTCGGCGACGACGAGGCGGTGGTGTTGGAGCTGGTCGGCGACGAGGCGGCCGGCCGTACGGTGGAGGTGTTGTTGCGGGCCCGCGACGGCGACCGGGTGGCCCGCGGCGACGTGCTGGCGACGGTGACCGGGCCGACCCGGGTCCTGCTCACCGCCGAGCGGACCGCGCTGAACCTGCTCACCCGGATGTCCGGGGTGGCGACCCACACGCGGGCCTGGGCGGACGCCCTGGTCGGCAGCAAGTCGACGGTGCTGGACACCCGCAAGACCACGCCCGGCCTGCGGGTGCTGGAGAAGTACGCGGTACGGGCCGGCGGCGGCACGAACAAGCGGATGGGCCTCTACGACGTCGCGATGATCAAGGACAACCACAAGTTGGCGGCCGGCGGGATCACCCCGGCGTACCAGCGGGTGCGGGAGGCGTTTCCGCTGGTGCCGATCCAGGTCGAGGTGACGGACGTCGCGGAGGCGCTGGAGGCGGTCGAGGCGGGCGCGGGGTTCCTGCTCTGCGACAACATGACGCCCGGCCTGTTGGCCGAGGTGGTGGCGGTGGTCGGCGACCGGGCCGAGCTGGAGGCGACCGGCGGGCTGACCCTGGACGTCGCGGCCGAGTACGCCGCCACCGGGGTCGACTACCTTTCGGTTGGGGCACTGACCCACTCGTCGCCTATCTTGGACATCGCACTAGACCTCCGGCCGGCCGACCTCGGCCGAACCGAGGGTACGGACCTGGAGCACCGGGGCTGA
- a CDS encoding L-aspartate oxidase, whose protein sequence is MHVPTLDLPVLPTLLGAPAPGWVETTDVLVVGSGIAGLTAALQLREAGLHVTVVTKVNIDDGSTRWAQGGIAAVLDPLDTPAAHAYDTEVAGVGLCDPEAVRVLVEEGPARLRELIRIGAEFDRNADGSLMLTREGGHRTNRIVHAGGDATGAEVQRALHEAVGRDPWIRLVEHALVLDLLRAPGWGDAPGQACGITLHVLGEGSEDGVGAILARAVVLATGGMGQVFSATTNPAVSTGDGVALAIRAGAAVTDLEFVQFHPTALISPADATSVLGAAQQPLVSEALRGEGAYLVDTDGKRFMVGQHELAELAPRDVVAKGIHRVLLASGDDHVFLDARHLGAEFLNQRFPTIVASCLAIGIDPAVDLIPVAPAAHYASGGVRTDLHGRTSIPGLYACGEVACTGVHGANRLASNSLLEGLVFARRIADDIAHNLPPQAEPAPGGAWQGGTGWVVRPETRTALQRAMTRGAGVLRSAESLRATATELNEVAATRDTPRTASWEATNLVTVAAALVAAAYARQETRGCHWREDFPTVSDEWRGHLVGSIGPAGELLDSWEAL, encoded by the coding sequence ATGCATGTGCCGACCCTGGATCTGCCGGTCTTGCCCACGCTGCTCGGTGCACCCGCGCCGGGCTGGGTGGAGACCACCGACGTGTTGGTGGTCGGCTCGGGTATCGCCGGGCTCACCGCCGCGTTGCAGTTGCGGGAGGCCGGTCTGCACGTGACCGTCGTCACAAAGGTCAACATCGACGACGGCTCCACCCGCTGGGCCCAGGGCGGCATCGCGGCCGTACTCGACCCACTGGACACCCCCGCCGCGCACGCCTACGACACCGAGGTCGCCGGGGTCGGTCTCTGCGACCCGGAGGCGGTCCGGGTGCTGGTCGAGGAGGGCCCGGCCCGGCTGCGCGAACTGATCCGGATCGGTGCCGAGTTCGACCGCAACGCGGACGGGTCGCTGATGCTTACCCGCGAGGGCGGGCACCGGACCAACCGGATAGTGCACGCCGGCGGCGACGCCACCGGCGCCGAGGTGCAGCGCGCCCTGCACGAGGCGGTCGGGCGGGACCCGTGGATCCGGCTGGTCGAGCACGCGCTGGTGCTGGACCTGCTGCGCGCCCCCGGCTGGGGTGACGCACCGGGCCAGGCGTGCGGCATCACCCTGCACGTGCTCGGCGAGGGCAGCGAGGACGGGGTGGGGGCGATCCTGGCCCGCGCGGTCGTACTCGCCACCGGGGGGATGGGGCAGGTCTTCTCCGCCACCACCAACCCGGCCGTCTCCACCGGGGACGGTGTGGCGTTGGCGATCCGGGCCGGCGCGGCGGTCACCGATCTCGAATTCGTCCAGTTCCACCCGACCGCCCTGATCAGCCCGGCCGACGCGACCAGTGTGCTCGGTGCCGCCCAGCAGCCGCTCGTCTCCGAGGCGCTGCGCGGTGAGGGCGCGTACCTGGTCGACACCGACGGCAAGCGGTTCATGGTGGGTCAGCACGAGCTGGCCGAGCTGGCCCCGCGCGACGTGGTGGCGAAGGGCATCCACCGGGTGCTGCTGGCCTCCGGGGACGACCACGTCTTCCTCGATGCCCGGCACCTCGGCGCCGAGTTCCTCAACCAGCGGTTCCCCACCATCGTCGCCTCCTGCCTGGCGATCGGCATCGACCCGGCGGTCGACCTGATCCCGGTCGCGCCGGCCGCGCACTACGCCTCCGGCGGCGTCCGTACGGACCTGCACGGCCGCACCTCGATCCCCGGCCTGTACGCCTGCGGCGAGGTCGCCTGCACCGGTGTGCACGGCGCGAACCGGCTGGCCAGCAACTCGCTGCTGGAGGGGTTGGTGTTCGCCCGGCGGATCGCCGACGACATCGCGCACAACCTGCCGCCGCAGGCCGAGCCGGCGCCGGGCGGGGCCTGGCAGGGCGGCACCGGCTGGGTGGTGCGGCCGGAGACCCGGACCGCGCTGCAACGGGCGATGACGCGGGGTGCGGGCGTGCTCCGGTCGGCGGAGTCGTTGCGGGCGACCGCCACCGAGTTGAACGAGGTCGCCGCGACCCGGGACACGCCCCGGACCGCGAGCTGGGAGGCGACCAACCTGGTCACGGTCGCGGCCGCCCTGGTGGCGGCGGCGTACGCGCGTCAGGAGACCCGCGGCTGCCACTGGCGGGAGGACTTCCCGACGGTGAGCGACGAGTGGCGGGGCCATCTGGTCGGTTCGATCGGACCGGCCGGCGAACTGCTGGACAGCTGGGAGGCGCTGTGA
- a CDS encoding septum formation family protein, with the protein MRRWWSVLVAVSVAGVLLSGCGQPAGIDGALVDDWAPLAEPKPFVPPVGTCHPAEPVKVAPLTAYEPVDCAAPHRTETVHVGTFSGAAASREAPPAEQSAEIRTAFGECDGKAREYVGNEWRAGRLRMEVALPSPVAWTGGARWFRCDMAEVASVEPTSGAVVNRTASVRGALKAPSPLALACYSIRRSAQRTITGMPAVDCAKPHNSEFVGVWNAPEIPFPTRDIDWVRLFDECRKLIATYVGAPDDANMRFRTDVLALPGRQADWQAGNRGVRCYLGLYGQGVVSRSVKGAGLAALPVPTN; encoded by the coding sequence ATGCGTCGTTGGTGGAGCGTCCTGGTCGCGGTTTCGGTGGCGGGAGTGCTGCTGTCCGGGTGCGGGCAACCGGCCGGGATCGACGGGGCGCTCGTCGACGACTGGGCACCGCTGGCCGAGCCGAAACCCTTCGTACCGCCGGTCGGCACCTGCCACCCGGCCGAGCCGGTCAAGGTCGCCCCCCTCACGGCGTACGAGCCGGTCGACTGCGCCGCCCCGCACCGGACGGAGACCGTGCATGTGGGCACGTTCAGCGGCGCTGCCGCGAGTCGGGAGGCGCCGCCGGCCGAGCAGTCGGCGGAGATTCGTACCGCCTTCGGCGAATGCGACGGGAAAGCGCGGGAATACGTCGGCAACGAATGGCGGGCGGGCCGTCTCCGGATGGAGGTGGCACTTCCCTCTCCGGTGGCCTGGACGGGTGGTGCGCGGTGGTTCCGGTGCGACATGGCGGAGGTGGCCAGCGTCGAGCCGACCAGCGGCGCCGTGGTCAACCGTACGGCCAGCGTGCGGGGTGCCCTGAAGGCTCCGTCCCCGCTGGCTCTGGCCTGCTACTCGATCCGGCGGTCGGCGCAGCGGACCATCACCGGGATGCCCGCCGTCGACTGTGCCAAGCCGCACAACAGCGAGTTCGTCGGGGTGTGGAACGCGCCGGAGATACCGTTCCCGACCAGGGACATCGACTGGGTCCGGCTCTTCGACGAGTGCCGGAAGCTGATCGCGACGTACGTCGGCGCCCCCGATGACGCCAACATGCGGTTCCGTACGGACGTGCTCGCGCTGCCGGGCCGACAGGCCGACTGGCAGGCCGGTAACCGGGGTGTCCGCTGCTACCTGGGTCTTTACGGCCAGGGCGTGGTCAGTCGCTCGGTCAAGGGTGCCGGACTCGCCGCACTGCCCGTACCCACGAACTGA
- the panD gene encoding aspartate 1-decarboxylase — MFRTMLKSKIHRATVTQADLHYVGSVTIDEELLDAADLLPGEKVAIVDVTNGARLETYVIPGVRGSGVIGINGAAAHLVHPGDLVIIIAYGQFEDAQARSYQPRVVHVDADNRVVGLGADPAGVAAGTAGGPVRGDLVADAR, encoded by the coding sequence ATGTTCCGCACCATGCTCAAGTCGAAGATCCACCGCGCCACCGTGACCCAGGCCGACCTGCACTACGTCGGCTCGGTGACCATCGACGAGGAGCTGCTCGACGCCGCCGACCTGCTGCCCGGGGAGAAGGTGGCCATTGTGGACGTCACCAACGGGGCCCGGCTGGAGACGTACGTCATCCCCGGTGTCCGGGGCAGCGGCGTGATCGGCATCAACGGTGCCGCCGCGCACCTGGTGCACCCCGGTGACCTGGTCATCATCATCGCGTACGGGCAGTTCGAGGACGCGCAGGCGCGGTCGTACCAGCCTCGGGTGGTGCATGTCGACGCCGACAACCGGGTGGTCGGGCTGGGTGCCGACCCGGCCGGTGTGGCAGCCGGTACGGCCGGCGGACCGGTCCGCGGTGACCTGGTGGCGGACGCCCGCTGA
- a CDS encoding DUF2520 domain-containing protein, whose translation MSASPRPRPAAPAGVTAPAHRPGGPTAAVTDGAHLGPRMLTVGVIGTGRVGAVLGAALARAGHRVRAASGVSAAAKARIDQLLPGATNLPAAEVARSGVDLLVIAVPDDALAAVVSGLAETRALRPAQLVLHTSGAHGLGVLAPAVAVGARPLAVHPAMTFTGTADDLARLPGISYGVTVPTDLRPLAARLVADLGGVPEWVAEGDRALYHASLAHGANHLVTLVNEAMDRLRDAGVAQPEKVLGPLLHAALDNALRLGDAALTGPVVRGDAGTVAKHLDRLAATAPESVAGYLALARRTADRAIAAGRLRPVDAVSLLGVLADRQRQSV comes from the coding sequence ATGAGCGCATCGCCGCGCCCGCGTCCGGCCGCCCCTGCCGGGGTGACCGCGCCGGCTCACCGCCCCGGCGGCCCCACCGCCGCCGTAACCGACGGGGCACATCTCGGCCCCCGGATGCTGACCGTCGGGGTGATCGGCACCGGTCGGGTGGGTGCCGTACTCGGCGCCGCGTTGGCCCGCGCCGGCCACCGGGTGCGGGCCGCCTCCGGCGTCTCCGCCGCCGCGAAGGCCCGGATCGACCAACTGCTGCCCGGTGCCACCAACCTGCCCGCCGCCGAGGTCGCCCGTTCCGGCGTCGACCTGCTGGTCATCGCGGTGCCGGACGACGCGCTCGCCGCCGTGGTGTCGGGCCTGGCCGAGACCCGGGCGCTGCGCCCGGCCCAACTGGTCCTGCACACCTCCGGTGCGCACGGGCTCGGGGTGCTCGCGCCCGCCGTCGCCGTCGGGGCCCGCCCGCTCGCGGTGCACCCGGCGATGACCTTCACCGGTACCGCCGACGACCTGGCCCGGCTGCCCGGAATCTCGTACGGCGTGACCGTGCCGACCGATCTCCGGCCGCTCGCCGCCCGGCTCGTCGCCGACCTCGGCGGGGTGCCCGAGTGGGTGGCCGAGGGCGACCGCGCGCTCTACCACGCGAGTCTCGCCCATGGCGCGAACCACCTGGTCACCCTCGTCAACGAGGCGATGGACCGGTTGCGGGACGCGGGTGTGGCGCAGCCGGAGAAGGTGCTCGGGCCGCTGCTGCACGCCGCCCTGGACAACGCCCTGCGGCTCGGTGACGCGGCGCTGACCGGTCCGGTCGTCCGCGGTGACGCCGGCACCGTGGCCAAGCACCTGGATCGGCTGGCCGCCACCGCGCCCGAGTCGGTCGCCGGTTACCTTGCGCTGGCCCGGCGCACCGCCGACCGGGCCATCGCCGCCGGCCGGCTCCGACCGGTCGACGCGGTGTCGCTGCTCGGCGTACTCGCCGACCGGCAGCGGCAGTCGGTGTGA
- a CDS encoding phytase — MRRLLIPAALTVPLLLGAAVPANAGGSAGGHTRAVRAVVETPALFDDEAGGDADADDPAIWVNPVDRAGSLVIATAKNGGLRVYDLHGRQRQVIPTPPAPGPDDESGRFNNVDLVEGFRLGGRRSDLAVVSDRGRDQLRFYRIDPAGRRLVDVTAPDVPYAFSRDQAEVNGQRTAYGLATWVAPDGTVYVVVSRRSTPEVGIFRLVVRGDRVSYRPVDRLTLPAEFTLPNGTRWAPCADPGDGPQVEGMVVDPATGVAYLAQETVGLWRIPVTGGRFRGQPTSVERTREYGVPAVFDVEQDDCVVDYAADPGFGGRIAADVEGLTIHRTGRLDGTLVVSSQGDDTFFTYDRRTNRPVARFAVTDTRRPNGTEIDGVQECDGASVVFTPLPGFPGGLLVVHDGQNTPDVVDGDGEVRPNTNFKFLDAGFLRR; from the coding sequence ATGCGACGACTTCTGATCCCCGCAGCGCTGACCGTACCGCTGCTCCTGGGTGCCGCCGTTCCGGCGAACGCCGGCGGGTCCGCCGGAGGCCATACCCGCGCGGTCCGTGCCGTGGTCGAGACCCCGGCACTCTTTGACGACGAGGCCGGCGGCGACGCCGACGCGGACGATCCGGCGATCTGGGTCAACCCGGTCGACCGGGCCGGCAGCCTCGTGATCGCCACCGCCAAGAACGGCGGCCTGCGGGTCTACGACCTGCACGGCCGGCAGCGGCAGGTGATCCCCACCCCGCCCGCGCCGGGTCCCGACGACGAGTCCGGCCGGTTCAACAACGTCGACCTGGTCGAGGGCTTCAGGCTCGGTGGCCGGCGGTCGGACCTGGCCGTGGTCAGTGACCGGGGCCGGGACCAGCTCCGGTTCTACCGGATCGACCCGGCCGGGCGCCGGCTGGTCGACGTGACCGCGCCGGACGTGCCGTACGCGTTCAGCCGCGACCAGGCGGAGGTCAACGGACAGCGTACGGCGTACGGCCTGGCCACCTGGGTCGCCCCGGACGGCACCGTCTACGTGGTGGTCAGCCGGCGCAGTACGCCGGAGGTCGGCATCTTCCGGCTGGTCGTCCGGGGTGACCGGGTCAGCTACCGGCCGGTGGACCGGCTGACCCTGCCGGCGGAGTTCACCCTGCCGAACGGCACCCGCTGGGCGCCGTGTGCCGATCCGGGTGACGGACCGCAGGTCGAGGGGATGGTGGTCGACCCGGCGACCGGGGTCGCGTACCTGGCGCAGGAGACGGTCGGGTTGTGGCGGATCCCGGTCACCGGTGGCCGCTTCCGCGGTCAGCCGACCTCGGTCGAGCGGACCCGTGAGTACGGCGTACCGGCGGTGTTCGACGTCGAGCAGGACGACTGTGTGGTCGACTACGCCGCCGATCCGGGCTTCGGCGGGCGGATCGCGGCGGACGTGGAGGGGCTCACCATCCACCGGACCGGGCGGCTCGACGGCACGCTGGTCGTGTCGAGCCAGGGCGACGACACGTTCTTCACGTACGACCGACGGACCAACCGGCCGGTGGCACGGTTCGCGGTGACCGACACCCGGCGCCCGAACGGTACCGAGATCGACGGGGTGCAGGAGTGCGACGGCGCCTCGGTGGTGTTCACCCCGCTGCCCGGATTCCCCGGTGGCCTGCTGGTGGTGCACGACGGGCAGAACACCCCCGACGTGGTCGACGGTGACGGCGAGGTACGGCCCAACACCAACTTCAAGTTCCTCGACGCCGGCTTCCTCCGCCGGTAG
- a CDS encoding SAM-dependent methyltransferase, whose product MSMTWRAAMTTALYGADGFFVTGAGPAAHFRTSAHAAPVLGAAVLRLLQRVDATLGHPDRLDVVDVGAGRGELLRTLAALAPAELGRRLRLTAVELAPRPDPLPPTIGWRDTLPTGVVGLLLGTEWLDNVPLDLAEAGPDGWRQVLVDPVSGAESVGPPLAAADLAWLAEWWPDQTGASDRPGPPDQTGVSGRRSAPDRAGAAGPPTGSRAEIGRSRDAAWAAAVGAVDRGLALAVDYGHLRAGRPSSGTLTGFRAGRQVPPVPDGSCDLTAHVAVDSVAAAGEAVTGVPYTLVSQRAALRALGADGSRPPLTLAHTDPTGYVRALAAASTVTELTDPAGLGGHWWLLQPVGVDPVDLLPVAFAETERNHRVPAVYPVQP is encoded by the coding sequence ATGTCGATGACCTGGCGGGCGGCGATGACGACGGCGCTGTACGGCGCCGATGGCTTCTTCGTGACCGGTGCCGGCCCGGCGGCCCACTTCCGTACCAGCGCGCATGCCGCACCGGTGCTCGGCGCGGCGGTGCTGCGCCTGCTCCAGCGGGTCGACGCAACGCTGGGTCACCCGGACCGGCTGGACGTGGTCGACGTCGGGGCCGGCCGGGGAGAACTGCTGCGTACGCTGGCCGCGCTCGCCCCGGCCGAACTGGGTCGCCGGCTGCGGCTGACCGCTGTCGAACTCGCCCCCCGCCCCGATCCGCTGCCGCCGACGATCGGCTGGCGCGACACCCTGCCGACCGGTGTCGTCGGGCTGCTGCTCGGCACGGAGTGGCTGGACAACGTACCGCTGGATTTGGCCGAGGCCGGCCCGGACGGCTGGCGCCAGGTGCTGGTGGACCCGGTGTCGGGCGCCGAGTCCGTCGGTCCACCGCTCGCCGCCGCCGACCTCGCCTGGCTGGCCGAGTGGTGGCCGGACCAAACGGGTGCGTCGGACCGGCCCGGTCCCCCGGACCAAACGGGTGTGTCGGGACGGCGGTCAGCGCCGGACCGGGCCGGTGCGGCGGGTCCGCCGACGGGTAGCCGGGCCGAGATCGGCCGGAGCAGGGACGCCGCCTGGGCGGCGGCGGTCGGTGCGGTCGACCGTGGACTGGCGCTCGCCGTCGACTACGGCCACCTCCGCGCCGGTCGCCCTTCCAGCGGTACGTTGACCGGCTTCCGGGCCGGCCGCCAGGTGCCACCGGTGCCGGACGGGTCGTGCGACCTGACCGCCCACGTCGCCGTCGACTCGGTGGCGGCGGCCGGCGAAGCGGTGACCGGTGTGCCGTACACGCTGGTCAGCCAGCGGGCGGCGCTGCGGGCGCTCGGCGCCGACGGCAGCCGGCCGCCGCTCACCCTGGCCCATACCGACCCGACCGGGTACGTCCGGGCGCTGGCCGCCGCCTCGACGGTGACCGAGCTGACCGACCCGGCCGGGCTGGGCGGGCACTGGTGGCTGCTCCAGCCGGTCGGCGTCGACCCGGTCGACCTGCTGCCGGTGGCCTTCGCCGAGACTGAACGGAATCATAGGGTTCCGGCCGTTTATCCAGTTCAGCCCTGA
- a CDS encoding DUF6186 family protein — MTARAILVAGFVVIIGAMVLVDLAGRRPNSAVAPLGSALIAAMRGGTGRLIVLGAWVWIGWHFLAR; from the coding sequence TTGACCGCACGCGCCATCCTCGTCGCCGGCTTCGTCGTGATCATCGGCGCCATGGTCCTGGTCGATCTCGCCGGCCGCCGCCCGAACAGCGCGGTCGCCCCGCTGGGCAGCGCGCTGATCGCGGCGATGCGCGGCGGCACGGGGCGGCTGATCGTACTCGGGGCGTGGGTCTGGATCGGTTGGCACTTCCTGGCCAGGTGA